A window of the Hordeum vulgare subsp. vulgare chromosome 5H, MorexV3_pseudomolecules_assembly, whole genome shotgun sequence genome harbors these coding sequences:
- the LOC123452008 gene encoding wall-associated receptor kinase 5-like isoform X1, whose protein sequence is MEKTTDYISAAVVGVAILMMAAVLMSPLCCAAAPGPAAMGLPGCETRCGNVSVPYPFGMGPDRCYRSRGFKLTCVDHGSSKIPRLLLGDGSVSTYEVVDITLEYNTMRVIGHGLRAINVSGGSGLWSVGDTWAVGVDAVLPYKLNPWLNEFILTGCNVQATLVGNGSLVSGCASFCAPDPDGDGNGYYTPDSHIGCCQSSIQAASASYGVELKRLDASVPKASDIDLPVNVLIAESGWFKFGENMEDLRGFSRKADQLRVPVILGWGLAHGASATDPNSLKCSYDVARSICKSANSYCRKEWQMALEVGGYSCHCKDGYEGNPYLTGGCQDIKECDQKEKYLCFGDCEELQGSFRCSCPQGTQGDYFMLGGCVKSTDTTTGNYGLIIGFSVASGPCILLLAFVALLITRDVEQRRATALREMFFSQNRGQLLKQLVSHRTDIAERMLISLGELEKATNNFDQARRLGGGGHGTVYKGILSDLHVVAIKKSNIVVKREIDEFINEVAILSQINHRNIVKLHGCCLEAEVPLLTYEFISNGTLNDHLHTEERPSLPWKDRLRITGEIGKALAYLHSAISVPVIHRDIKPANILLDDALTAKVSDFGASRYIPVENTGTTTAVQGTIRYLDPMYYYTGRLTENSDVYSFGVLLVELLTRRKPSLYRSSEGDGLIMQFVALVAEDNLIKILDPQVVEEGGSEVNEVATLAALCVKLKPEDRPTMRQVEMTLEALQAPKERVQGDLIEGTNEMKYVSMGHPSTTQRAKQSEATRCFSLEEEFLLSARHPR, encoded by the exons CCGGCGGCCATGGGGCTGCCGGGCTGCGAGACCCGCTGCGGCAACGTGAGCGTGCCGTACCCGTTCGGCATGGGGCCGGACAGGTGCTACCGCTCGCGAGGGTTCAAGCTCACCTGCGTCGATCACGGAAGCAGCAAGATCCCGAGGCTTCTATTGGGAGACGGCAGCGTCAGCACGTACGAGGTGGTCGACATCACCCTGGAGTACAACACGATGCGCGTCATCGGCCACGGACTGCGCGCCATAAACGTGAGCGGCGGCTCCGGGCTGTGGAGCGTCGGCGACACCTGGGCTGTCGGCGTCGACGCCGTACTGCCATACAAGCTGAACCCGTGGCTGAACGAGTTCATCCTCACGGGTTGCAATGTCCAGGCGACGCTGGTGGGGAACGGGAGCCTCGTCAGCGGCTGCGCTTCTTTCTGCGCCCCCGATCCCGATGGCGATGGCAATGGTTACTACACCCCCGACTCCCACATCGGCTGCTGCCAGTCGTCCATCCAAGCTGCCAGCGCGTCCTACGGCGTGGAGCTCAAGCGGCTCGACGCCAGCGTGCCCAAGGCCAGCGATATTGATTTGCCCGTGAACGTGCTCATCGCCGAGTCGGGTTGGTTCAAATTCGGCGAGAACATGGAGGACCTCAGAGGTTTCTCAAGGAAAGCTGATCAACTCCGGGTCCCAGTTATTCTCGGGTGGGGGCTTGCGCACGGCGCATCAGCAACTGATCCAAACTCACTGAAATGCTCCTACGACGTAGCCCGGAGCATTTGCAAGAGCGCCAACAGCTATTGCAGGAAAGAATGGCAGATGGCTCTTGAAGTCGGAGGCTACTCGTGCCATTGCAAGGATGGCTATGAGGGCAACCCTTACCTCACCGGGGGATGCCAAG ATATCAAAGAGTGCGATCAGAAAGAAAAGTATCTCTGCTTCGGCGACTGCGAGGAACTGCAGGGATCGTTCCGGTGCAGCTGCCCGCAAGGAACCCAAGGCGACTACTTCATGCTCGGTGGCTGCGTCAAGTCCACGGACACAACCACAG GTAACTATGGTTTGATCATTGGTTTCTCGGTTGCTAGTGGGCCATGCATTCTACTTTTGGCTTTTGTTGCGCTCCTAATCACCCGAGATGTTGAGCAACGCAGGGCGACAGCTTTGAGAGAGATGTTCTTTAGTCAAAATCGTGGACAACTGTTGAAGCAATTGGTATCTCACAGGACAGACATCGCAGAGAGGATGCTCATCTCTTTAGGAGAGCTAGAGAAGGCTACCAATAATTTTGATCAAGCTCGTAGGCTTGGTGGTGGAGGGCATGGCACGGTCTACAAAGGGATCTTGTCCGACTTACATGTTGTGGCTATCAAAAAGTCAAATATTGTTGTCAAGAGAGAAATCGACGAGTTCATAAACGAAGTTGCCATACTATCACAGATCAACCATAGGAATATTGTGAAGCTCCATGGATGCTGCCTCGAGGCGGAAGTCCCTTTATTGACTTACGAGTTCATTTCCAATGGAACACTCAATGACCATCTTCACACAGAAGAACGACCATCACTACCTTGGAAAGATAGGTTAAGGATCACTGGTGAAATAGGAAAAGCTCTAGCTTACCTTCACTCTGCTATTTCTGTCCCTGTAATACATCGAGATATCAAGCCTGCCAACATACTTCTTGACGATGCCTTGACAGCAAAAGTATCAGACTTCGGAGCTTCAAGGTACATCCCCGTGGAGAATACCGGAACAACAACTGCGGTGCAAGGAACAATAAGGTACTTGGACCCTATGTATTATTATACGGGGCGTCTGACAGAAAATAGTGATGTTTATAGCTTTGGGGTCCTTCTTGTCGAATTGCTTACTAGGAGGAAGCCATCTTTGTACAGATCTTCCGAAGGCGATGGGCTTATCATGCAATTTGTTGCATTAGTTGCAGAAGATAACTTGATCAAAATATTGGATCCACAAGTTGTAGAGGAGGGAGGTAGCGAAGTGAATGAAGTGGCTACTTTAGCTGCTTTATGCGTAAAACTGAAACCAGAGGATCGACCAACCATGAGGCAAGTGGAGATGACGCTAGAAGCTCTCCAAGCACCCAAGGAGCGTGTCCAGGGTGATTTGATAGAAGGAACTAATGAGATGAAATATGTATCAATGGGCCATCCATCGACCACCCAACGAGCAAAGCAAAGTGAAGCGACCAGGTGTTTTAGCTTAGAAGAAGAGTTCCTGCTATCCGCAAGACACCCTCGGTAG
- the LOC123452008 gene encoding wall-associated receptor kinase 5-like isoform X2 codes for MEKTTDYISAAVVGVAILMMAAVLMSPLCCAAAPGPAAMGLPGCETRCGNVSVPYPFGMGPDRCYRSRGFKLTCVDHGSSKIPRLLLGDGSVSTYEVVDITLEYNTMRVIGHGLRAINVSGGSGLWSVGDTWAVGVDAVLPYKLNPWLNEFILTGCNVQATLVGNGSLVSGCASFCAPDPDGDGNGYYTPDSHIGCCQSSIQAASASYGVELKRLDASVPKASDIDLPVNVLIAESGWFKFGENMEDLRGFSRKADQLRVPVILGWGLAHGASATDPNSLKCSYDVARSICKSANSYCRKEWQMALEVGGYSCHCKDGYEGNPYLTGGCQDIKECDQKEKYLCFGDCEELQGSFRCSCPQGTQGDYFMLGGCVKSTDTTTGNYGLIIGFSVASGPCILLLAFVALLITRDVEQRRATALREMFFSQNRGQLLKQLVSHRTDIAERMLISLGELEKATNNFDQARRLGGGGHGTVYKGILSDLHVVAIKKSNIVVKREIDEFINEVAILSQINHRNIVKLHGCCLEAEVPLLTYEFISNGTLNDHLHTEERPSLPWKDRLRITGEIGKALAYLHSAISVPVIHRDIKPANILLDDALTAKVSDFGASRYIPVENTGTTTAVQGTIRSSEGDGLIMQFVALVAEDNLIKILDPQVVEEGGSEVNEVATLAALCVKLKPEDRPTMRQVEMTLEALQAPKERVQGDLIEGTNEMKYVSMGHPSTTQRAKQSEATRCFSLEEEFLLSARHPR; via the exons CCGGCGGCCATGGGGCTGCCGGGCTGCGAGACCCGCTGCGGCAACGTGAGCGTGCCGTACCCGTTCGGCATGGGGCCGGACAGGTGCTACCGCTCGCGAGGGTTCAAGCTCACCTGCGTCGATCACGGAAGCAGCAAGATCCCGAGGCTTCTATTGGGAGACGGCAGCGTCAGCACGTACGAGGTGGTCGACATCACCCTGGAGTACAACACGATGCGCGTCATCGGCCACGGACTGCGCGCCATAAACGTGAGCGGCGGCTCCGGGCTGTGGAGCGTCGGCGACACCTGGGCTGTCGGCGTCGACGCCGTACTGCCATACAAGCTGAACCCGTGGCTGAACGAGTTCATCCTCACGGGTTGCAATGTCCAGGCGACGCTGGTGGGGAACGGGAGCCTCGTCAGCGGCTGCGCTTCTTTCTGCGCCCCCGATCCCGATGGCGATGGCAATGGTTACTACACCCCCGACTCCCACATCGGCTGCTGCCAGTCGTCCATCCAAGCTGCCAGCGCGTCCTACGGCGTGGAGCTCAAGCGGCTCGACGCCAGCGTGCCCAAGGCCAGCGATATTGATTTGCCCGTGAACGTGCTCATCGCCGAGTCGGGTTGGTTCAAATTCGGCGAGAACATGGAGGACCTCAGAGGTTTCTCAAGGAAAGCTGATCAACTCCGGGTCCCAGTTATTCTCGGGTGGGGGCTTGCGCACGGCGCATCAGCAACTGATCCAAACTCACTGAAATGCTCCTACGACGTAGCCCGGAGCATTTGCAAGAGCGCCAACAGCTATTGCAGGAAAGAATGGCAGATGGCTCTTGAAGTCGGAGGCTACTCGTGCCATTGCAAGGATGGCTATGAGGGCAACCCTTACCTCACCGGGGGATGCCAAG ATATCAAAGAGTGCGATCAGAAAGAAAAGTATCTCTGCTTCGGCGACTGCGAGGAACTGCAGGGATCGTTCCGGTGCAGCTGCCCGCAAGGAACCCAAGGCGACTACTTCATGCTCGGTGGCTGCGTCAAGTCCACGGACACAACCACAG GTAACTATGGTTTGATCATTGGTTTCTCGGTTGCTAGTGGGCCATGCATTCTACTTTTGGCTTTTGTTGCGCTCCTAATCACCCGAGATGTTGAGCAACGCAGGGCGACAGCTTTGAGAGAGATGTTCTTTAGTCAAAATCGTGGACAACTGTTGAAGCAATTGGTATCTCACAGGACAGACATCGCAGAGAGGATGCTCATCTCTTTAGGAGAGCTAGAGAAGGCTACCAATAATTTTGATCAAGCTCGTAGGCTTGGTGGTGGAGGGCATGGCACGGTCTACAAAGGGATCTTGTCCGACTTACATGTTGTGGCTATCAAAAAGTCAAATATTGTTGTCAAGAGAGAAATCGACGAGTTCATAAACGAAGTTGCCATACTATCACAGATCAACCATAGGAATATTGTGAAGCTCCATGGATGCTGCCTCGAGGCGGAAGTCCCTTTATTGACTTACGAGTTCATTTCCAATGGAACACTCAATGACCATCTTCACACAGAAGAACGACCATCACTACCTTGGAAAGATAGGTTAAGGATCACTGGTGAAATAGGAAAAGCTCTAGCTTACCTTCACTCTGCTATTTCTGTCCCTGTAATACATCGAGATATCAAGCCTGCCAACATACTTCTTGACGATGCCTTGACAGCAAAAGTATCAGACTTCGGAGCTTCAAGGTACATCCCCGTGGAGAATACCGGAACAACAACTGCGGTGCAAGGAACAATAAG ATCTTCCGAAGGCGATGGGCTTATCATGCAATTTGTTGCATTAGTTGCAGAAGATAACTTGATCAAAATATTGGATCCACAAGTTGTAGAGGAGGGAGGTAGCGAAGTGAATGAAGTGGCTACTTTAGCTGCTTTATGCGTAAAACTGAAACCAGAGGATCGACCAACCATGAGGCAAGTGGAGATGACGCTAGAAGCTCTCCAAGCACCCAAGGAGCGTGTCCAGGGTGATTTGATAGAAGGAACTAATGAGATGAAATATGTATCAATGGGCCATCCATCGACCACCCAACGAGCAAAGCAAAGTGAAGCGACCAGGTGTTTTAGCTTAGAAGAAGAGTTCCTGCTATCCGCAAGACACCCTCGGTAG